One window of Treponema denticola genomic DNA carries:
- a CDS encoding HAD-IIIA family hydrolase gives MLKNLFPHAYIKNVFCIDYEKLFSFGYKALIFDIDNTLVHHGDEASNEVKTLFYTLKTIGFKVIFVSDNSKERLEKFVKDIDCPYICEAGKPDTAPFYEALKILDTKDNETIVIGDQIFKDILGANKSNIPSILVKFIRLKSEKWIGLTRYIEKIILILYKFSGKYHDRITNIEIKTAKKRRLFCEINPFFYKISVFKERLKRYFADFFSKIPFAKDKIIDILPVMVSQYSSKLIKRGKDIDIVLQQNKAVNIDISAKKINGLLINSGEVFSFWHILGKPSKRKGFKKGRIIVNNKLVPGLGGGLCNLANTIHQLVLHSPLDVIEVHFHSDSLAPEEGKHKILSSGTSIDYNYIDFRCKNNTEQTFQLLIWCENEQLFAELRSDKDIAWDYRLLEENRRFIKENDKYFCISEIYKITAEKITGRVIEKKLIRNNHSEVMYDYSLI, from the coding sequence ATGTTAAAAAATCTTTTTCCTCACGCATATATAAAAAACGTTTTTTGCATAGATTATGAAAAACTTTTTAGTTTTGGCTATAAGGCCCTTATATTCGATATTGATAATACCCTTGTTCATCATGGAGATGAAGCTTCTAATGAAGTTAAAACCTTATTTTACACTTTAAAAACAATAGGCTTTAAAGTAATTTTTGTTTCGGATAATTCTAAAGAAAGGCTTGAAAAATTTGTCAAGGATATTGACTGTCCTTATATTTGCGAAGCCGGAAAACCCGATACAGCTCCTTTTTATGAGGCTTTGAAGATACTCGATACAAAAGATAACGAAACAATAGTCATTGGCGATCAAATTTTTAAGGATATCTTAGGTGCAAATAAAAGTAATATTCCAAGTATTTTAGTTAAATTTATAAGGTTAAAATCGGAAAAATGGATTGGATTGACGCGGTATATCGAAAAAATTATTTTGATTTTGTACAAATTTTCCGGAAAATATCATGATAGAATTACAAATATAGAGATTAAAACTGCTAAAAAACGAAGGCTTTTTTGTGAAATAAATCCGTTTTTTTATAAAATTTCGGTTTTTAAAGAAAGACTCAAACGGTATTTTGCCGATTTTTTTTCTAAAATACCTTTTGCGAAGGATAAAATTATTGATATTCTGCCTGTAATGGTATCTCAGTATAGCTCTAAGCTAATTAAACGAGGAAAAGACATAGATATTGTTTTACAGCAAAATAAGGCCGTAAATATTGATATTTCAGCAAAGAAAATTAACGGATTATTGATAAACTCCGGTGAAGTTTTTTCTTTTTGGCATATATTAGGAAAGCCTTCAAAAAGAAAAGGATTTAAAAAAGGTAGAATTATCGTAAATAATAAGTTGGTTCCCGGACTTGGGGGAGGGCTTTGTAATCTTGCAAACACGATACATCAGCTGGTTTTACATAGTCCTCTCGATGTTATTGAAGTCCATTTTCATTCGGATTCATTAGCTCCGGAGGAAGGTAAACATAAAATTTTGAGTTCAGGGACTTCCATAGATTATAACTATATTGATTTTAGATGCAAAAATAATACCGAGCAAACTTTTCAATTGTTGATTTGGTGCGAAAATGAACAGCTTTTTGCTGAGTTGAGAAGCGACAAGGATATTGCTTGGGATTATCGGCTTTTAGAGGAAAATCGCCGTTTTATTAAAGAAAACGATAAATATTTTTGTATTTCTGAAATTTATAAGATTACCGCCGAAAAAATTACAGGCCGTGTTATAGAAAAAAAACTGATTAGGAATAACCATTCTGAAGTTATGTATGATTATTCTTTAATATGA
- the galE gene encoding UDP-glucose 4-epimerase GalE produces MIKRVLVTGGAGFIGSHIVADLCEKGYEPIVLDNFSNSSPKIIPVLEKICSKKLELVQIDIKDKEKLFNFFKSASIDAVIHLAAYKAVGESVEKPLKYYENNISGLVNLLLAMQEHKVKNFIFSSSATVYGDAKVVPIPENSPISAANPYGRTKLMSEEILKDTAFSDKDLSIIALRYFNPIGAHKSADIGELPSGIPNNLFPYIAQVALGKLPHLNVFGNDYDTPDGTCIRDYIHILDLASGHTAALEKIASGFKGFDVYNLGTGIGYSVLDIVNAFKKASGIDLPVKPAARRAGDVPRSCANPDKANKELNWKAKYNLEEMCKDGWAWYKKHPEGFV; encoded by the coding sequence TTGATTAAAAGAGTATTGGTTACAGGAGGAGCCGGATTTATAGGTTCCCACATCGTTGCAGATTTATGCGAAAAAGGATATGAGCCCATTGTTTTGGATAATTTTTCTAATTCTTCACCTAAAATAATTCCCGTATTGGAAAAAATATGCTCTAAAAAATTGGAGCTTGTACAGATAGATATAAAGGACAAGGAAAAGCTCTTTAACTTTTTTAAAAGTGCCTCTATTGATGCAGTAATTCACCTTGCCGCATATAAGGCCGTAGGGGAGTCCGTAGAAAAGCCCTTAAAATACTATGAAAACAATATTTCCGGGCTTGTCAATCTTTTGCTTGCCATGCAAGAGCACAAGGTGAAAAACTTTATTTTCAGCTCTTCGGCCACAGTCTACGGCGATGCAAAGGTTGTCCCCATTCCTGAAAATTCTCCTATTTCTGCTGCAAATCCTTATGGAAGAACCAAGCTTATGTCCGAAGAAATTTTAAAGGATACGGCCTTTTCAGATAAGGATTTGAGTATTATTGCCTTGCGTTATTTTAATCCCATAGGAGCCCATAAAAGTGCCGATATAGGGGAACTGCCTTCCGGTATTCCCAATAACCTTTTCCCATATATCGCTCAAGTAGCCTTAGGGAAACTGCCTCATCTAAACGTCTTCGGAAACGACTATGACACGCCTGACGGCACCTGTATCCGCGACTATATCCACATTTTGGATCTTGCATCGGGACATACTGCCGCCCTGGAAAAAATAGCCTCAGGTTTTAAGGGCTTTGATGTATATAACCTCGGAACAGGAATCGGTTATTCGGTTTTAGACATAGTAAACGCCTTTAAAAAAGCCTCCGGTATCGATCTTCCCGTAAAACCGGCTGCACGCCGTGCAGGAGATGTTCCGCGTTCCTGTGCAAATCCCGACAAGGCCAACAAAGAGCTTAACTGGAAGGCAAAATACAACCTTGAAGAAATGTGCAAAGACGGCTGGGCTTGGTATAAAAAACACCCCGAGGGCTTTGTGTAA
- a CDS encoding desulfoferrodoxin family protein — translation MNKEISFFLCKEKKGTIIGLDCCPDSKVSCCGEELSPVKIGSVDAAKEKHVPVIEVNGNTVKVKVGSVAHPMTEEHHIAWVCLKTEKGLQFKELPVTGAPEVEFSLTSDDKVIEAYEFCNLHGVWSGK, via the coding sequence ATGAACAAAGAAATAAGCTTTTTTTTATGTAAAGAGAAAAAAGGAACTATTATCGGCCTTGACTGCTGCCCTGATTCTAAGGTTTCATGCTGCGGAGAAGAACTTTCGCCCGTTAAAATCGGAAGTGTTGATGCTGCAAAAGAAAAACATGTGCCTGTAATCGAAGTAAACGGAAACACTGTAAAGGTCAAAGTAGGCTCCGTTGCCCATCCTATGACTGAAGAGCATCATATAGCTTGGGTATGCCTCAAGACGGAAAAAGGCCTTCAATTTAAGGAGTTACCCGTTACAGGTGCTCCAGAAGTTGAATTTTCCTTAACTTCAGATGATAAGGTCATTGAAGCTTACGAATTCTGTAATCTTCACGGCGTTTGGTCAGGCAAATAA
- a CDS encoding HD domain-containing protein — protein MTDEEKFKVKIIQDAEKYVEKIFKEDFSGHDFFHTMRVFRTASYLAEKENADIFIVQLAALLHDVDDRKLSPHTTANKDRAVLFMKSKKISDALCKTIVSIIAEISYIGKDSNKPSSIEGMCVQDADRLDALGAIGIARAFAYGGSRNRPIYDPSFRPRMGMGKEEYQNHVSTTINHFYEKLFYLKDLMNTSTAKKIAEKRESYMKDFILEFLNEWDLKDM, from the coding sequence ATGACTGATGAAGAAAAATTTAAAGTAAAAATCATTCAAGATGCGGAAAAATATGTAGAAAAAATATTTAAAGAAGATTTTAGCGGTCATGATTTTTTTCATACAATGAGAGTGTTCCGTACGGCAAGTTATCTTGCAGAAAAAGAAAATGCTGATATTTTTATTGTTCAATTGGCTGCCTTATTACATGATGTAGATGACCGCAAACTTTCGCCACACACAACTGCAAATAAAGATAGAGCTGTTTTATTCATGAAATCTAAAAAAATAAGCGATGCTCTATGTAAAACTATTGTTTCTATTATTGCAGAAATTTCGTACATCGGTAAAGATTCGAATAAACCGTCTTCAATTGAAGGGATGTGCGTTCAAGATGCAGATAGATTAGATGCTTTAGGTGCGATAGGGATAGCAAGGGCATTTGCTTATGGCGGAAGCCGTAATAGACCAATCTATGATCCGTCTTTCCGGCCCCGTATGGGTATGGGAAAAGAGGAATATCAAAATCATGTATCGACTACAATTAACCATTTTTATGAAAAACTATTTTATCTTAAAGATTTGATGAATACCAGTACAGCAAAAAAAATTGCAGAAAAAAGAGAATCGTATATGAAAGACTTTATTTTGGAATTTTTAAATGAATGGGATTTAAAAGATATGTAA
- a CDS encoding DUF2087 domain-containing protein: protein MNLPILKEQISQFLDKNGRIVRWPKKTYDKINVLKYLQGKFDPDKKYSEIEVNAVLKTWHTFNDHALLRRELFDKFLLERTPDCKEYWVNTNKIII, encoded by the coding sequence ATGAATTTACCGATTTTAAAAGAACAAATTTCACAATTTCTTGATAAAAACGGCCGTATTGTCAGGTGGCCCAAGAAAACTTATGATAAAATAAATGTCTTAAAATATTTACAAGGGAAATTCGATCCTGATAAAAAATATTCTGAAATTGAAGTGAATGCAGTCTTAAAAACTTGGCACACTTTCAATGACCATGCTCTATTGAGACGTGAACTTTTTGATAAATTTTTATTGGAACGTACACCGGATTGTAAAGAATATTGGGTTAATACCAATAAAATTATAATTTAA
- a CDS encoding HAD family hydrolase produces MKQYTSYLFDMGSTLLEFHNPKWNESEILKTGHKRMTSHISGIYGQSIADKIDKEVILPWYDYVEKERKIKRLEYRICEALFLKFGELGIHVSYKEIIEILKKDYLDFYNYAHPNEGVIDCLKFLKEKKCKIGVVSNIMYPKEIYLEIFKREGLDIFIDNYTFSYENTYMKPHSSIFLRALMPLDAKISETLMVGDNEKVDVIGAKAVGLKTCLYDKDKKYKQHQADFYINNFMEIIDN; encoded by the coding sequence ATGAAGCAATATACATCTTATCTTTTTGATATGGGTTCTACCTTATTGGAATTCCATAATCCAAAATGGAATGAAAGTGAAATACTTAAAACCGGCCATAAACGCATGACTAGTCATATCTCTGGTATCTATGGACAGTCTATTGCCGATAAAATAGACAAAGAAGTTATTTTACCTTGGTATGACTATGTTGAAAAAGAGCGTAAAATTAAAAGACTGGAATACCGTATTTGTGAAGCCTTGTTTTTAAAATTTGGAGAGTTGGGTATACATGTTTCTTATAAGGAAATTATTGAAATATTGAAAAAAGATTATCTTGATTTTTATAATTATGCTCATCCGAATGAAGGAGTGATTGATTGCCTTAAATTTTTAAAAGAAAAGAAGTGTAAAATCGGTGTTGTTTCAAACATTATGTACCCCAAAGAAATATATCTTGAAATTTTTAAGAGAGAAGGGCTTGATATATTTATTGATAATTATACCTTCAGTTATGAAAATACCTATATGAAGCCTCATTCTTCTATTTTTTTGCGAGCTCTGATGCCGCTGGATGCAAAAATTTCGGAAACGCTTATGGTGGGCGATAATGAAAAAGTCGATGTTATAGGTGCAAAAGCTGTAGGATTAAAAACCTGTTTATACGATAAAGATAAAAAGTATAAACAACATCAAGCCGATTTTTATATAAATAATTTTATGGAAATTATTGATAATTAA
- a CDS encoding class I SAM-dependent methyltransferase encodes MSKRIEILRSFYDDIDEDSRLNRSRQGQLEYITTMNYIHRYAKTGAKILEIGAGTGRYSIALAKEGYNVTAVELVESNLEVLKNNSVGIENIISYQGDALNLDRFEDNQFDITLLFGPMYHLYDKKEVHKALDEAIRVTKKGGIILTAFLSVYAIMNNNYLRETLAAGIEMNFDDNYKVKHFEDQLFTGYDIVEFERLFESHNTKYLTTAAVDNILETAERRTDFKMSDADFELFVKYHLATCEKRELLGSSSHLLYICKKEN; translated from the coding sequence ATGAGTAAAAGAATAGAAATACTAAGGTCGTTTTATGATGATATCGATGAAGACAGCAGGCTAAACAGAAGCCGTCAGGGGCAGTTGGAGTATATCACTACAATGAACTATATTCATCGGTATGCAAAAACCGGAGCGAAGATATTAGAGATTGGTGCCGGTACGGGTAGATACTCCATTGCCTTGGCAAAAGAAGGATATAATGTCACAGCTGTTGAATTAGTAGAGAGTAATCTTGAAGTGCTGAAAAACAACAGCGTCGGCATTGAAAATATTATTTCTTATCAGGGAGATGCATTAAATCTTGATAGATTTGAAGATAATCAATTTGATATTACATTGTTGTTCGGCCCTATGTATCATTTATATGATAAAAAAGAAGTTCATAAAGCCTTAGATGAAGCAATTCGAGTTACCAAAAAAGGCGGAATAATTTTAACGGCTTTTCTTTCAGTATATGCCATTATGAATAATAATTACCTGAGAGAAACTCTTGCAGCAGGTATCGAGATGAACTTTGATGATAATTATAAAGTGAAACATTTTGAAGATCAGTTATTTACAGGTTATGATATCGTGGAATTTGAACGGCTTTTTGAATCACACAATACAAAATATTTAACTACGGCAGCTGTAGATAATATTTTAGAAACGGCAGAAAGAAGAACTGATTTTAAAATGTCGGATGCAGACTTTGAGTTATTTGTTAAATATCACTTAGCAACATGTGAAAAGCGAGAGCTGCTCGGTTCTTCAAGTCATTTATTATATATATGCAAAAAAGAAAACTAA
- a CDS encoding DUF1697 domain-containing protein: MDYIALLRGINVGNSVKINMKELKMLFEQCGFLNVSTYINSGHVIFKSNDKKNSITASIEKALHITTGNEVKILVKTKTEMVKIANTIPDDWQNNNDQKTDVAYLFESIDNENIIDELPIKKEYIQLIYVKGALIWNVRREDYNKSYLNKIISHKVYKDMTVRNVNTARYLARC, from the coding sequence ATGGATTATATAGCATTGCTCAGAGGTATCAATGTCGGAAACTCAGTAAAAATTAACATGAAAGAATTGAAAATGTTATTTGAGCAATGTGGTTTTTTGAATGTTTCAACATATATCAATTCCGGACATGTTATTTTTAAGTCAAATGATAAGAAAAACAGTATCACAGCGAGTATTGAAAAAGCATTACATATAACGACTGGAAATGAAGTAAAAATATTAGTAAAGACAAAAACCGAGATGGTAAAAATAGCAAATACTATCCCCGATGATTGGCAAAATAATAATGATCAAAAGACCGATGTAGCGTATTTATTTGAATCAATAGATAATGAAAACATAATAGATGAATTGCCGATAAAAAAGGAATATATACAATTAATATATGTTAAGGGTGCATTAATCTGGAATGTTCGACGAGAAGATTATAATAAAAGCTATTTAAATAAAATAATATCACATAAAGTATATAAAGATATGACAGTACGAAATGTTAATACGGCTCGATATCTTGCAAGGTGCTAA
- a CDS encoding ATP-binding cassette domain-containing protein gives MKTNYIRKYKKLYYNDKKLIVLCIFIMHILSAIVLVTNAFVSRIFTNQNQFIYLACTAITMFIYSVLTISLNLLGEKYLMFQPLSKIMQKSFEKCANDSSVIFGNSQAGSGIFSIMSLPQTIISFYFARISLFSNMLIFITVSTILFLFSPFALFLVAISIGLDLFLFISRKKFESYRQEIDENGLESQIITQDVFDAIVSVKLNAADEACAYLIDEKNKKELNVSVKMSNLEKVVSTITQLKSLIMQMLGVLFLYSFSDYILISDIANIMFVSSIISSTSNNIIHGIIDIKTLSLSVRRHIDFLNTKNKAEYSLEKKQIHDNTILDLQNIQYKTAEKTIFDNACLKIAKGEKVAITGQNGSGKSTLLKIIAHTCSELVTAVWSKPHLFNLSLKTNLTFNKDFNINREKIEKLCTEFELNTFFNSLPNGFDTKIDMNQMTISDGENMRLALVRSLVYNSEVPIILLDEFSRSVDSAIETKIVKHLLSYKDLTVIAVTNRTSTAQLFDKIYCIDQNQIKVC, from the coding sequence ATGAAAACAAACTATATTAGAAAATATAAAAAATTATATTATAATGATAAGAAACTAATTGTACTGTGTATTTTTATTATGCATATTTTATCAGCCATAGTTCTTGTAACAAATGCATTTGTATCGAGGATATTTACTAATCAAAATCAATTTATATATTTAGCATGTACAGCTATTACAATGTTTATATATTCAGTATTGACAATTAGTCTTAATTTATTGGGCGAAAAATATTTAATGTTTCAACCATTATCAAAAATTATGCAAAAGAGTTTCGAGAAATGTGCCAATGATTCTTCGGTAATATTTGGAAACTCACAAGCTGGTAGTGGTATTTTTTCAATCATGAGTTTACCGCAAACTATTATTTCTTTCTATTTTGCAAGGATTAGCCTTTTTTCAAATATGTTAATTTTTATAACGGTATCGACAATTCTTTTTTTGTTTTCTCCATTTGCGTTATTTTTAGTTGCCATATCAATTGGATTAGACTTGTTTTTATTTATCTCTCGCAAAAAATTTGAAAGCTATAGACAAGAAATTGATGAGAATGGATTAGAGTCACAAATTATAACCCAAGATGTTTTTGATGCAATTGTGTCTGTGAAACTAAATGCAGCAGATGAAGCTTGTGCGTATCTTATTGATGAAAAAAATAAAAAAGAATTAAATGTCAGTGTAAAAATGTCTAACTTGGAAAAAGTAGTTAGTACGATAACTCAGTTAAAGTCGTTAATAATGCAAATGCTCGGTGTTCTATTTTTATATTCATTTTCAGATTATATTTTAATTTCTGATATTGCAAATATTATGTTTGTAAGTTCAATAATATCTTCGACCTCAAATAATATTATACATGGAATTATTGATATAAAAACTCTTTCACTCAGTGTTAGGCGGCATATTGATTTTTTAAATACAAAAAATAAAGCAGAGTACTCTTTAGAAAAGAAACAAATACATGATAATACAATTTTGGATTTGCAAAATATTCAATATAAAACAGCTGAGAAGACTATCTTTGATAATGCATGTTTAAAAATAGCAAAGGGTGAAAAGGTCGCTATTACAGGTCAAAATGGTTCCGGAAAGTCTACACTCTTAAAGATAATTGCTCATACATGTTCAGAGCTTGTTACAGCAGTGTGGAGTAAACCTCATTTATTCAATCTTTCTCTAAAAACAAATTTAACATTTAATAAAGATTTTAATATAAATAGAGAAAAGATTGAAAAGCTTTGTACTGAATTTGAATTAAACACTTTTTTTAATAGTCTGCCAAATGGTTTTGATACAAAAATCGATATGAATCAAATGACCATTTCTGACGGTGAGAATATGCGCTTAGCGCTCGTTCGTAGTCTTGTTTATAATTCTGAAGTTCCAATTATTCTCCTGGATGAATTTTCTCGTAGTGTTGATTCTGCAATAGAAACAAAAATCGTCAAACATCTTTTATCATATAAAGACTTGACTGTAATTGCAGTTACAAACAGAACATCTACAGCTCAGTTGTTTGATAAAATTTATTGCATTGATCAGAATCAGATAAAGGTATGCTAA
- a CDS encoding ATP-binding cassette domain-containing protein, producing MKKNYPSDIFKLNKYFLLLLILFGCVNFYFTIVSSNMISKIAAEANLGNLKFLEVLKTAGLILTFFIFQIVFKLMLNSRFFKKSALKMQNKIIQKYFSLPFSFFYEHNAGDIVSSIYQFSTSSISHTIAFFENVSQSLLTVIILAFLFYKNFWLTLLFLVFSMPSIIVHLVYLKKIQNIKRNVNQLFPKTFRELKDVLAGSLDISTNNIFPFFQNKFKTDFDDLTMNGLYAVSKTQRLQQLVFVNSQRIIPLLAILIYSCFNNATDSSFFISFYFLTLMIPNLYNLFLLKQIYRNVKIAQEPLQELFETPDEQTGNTKFEIFKYKLTDFSVTLRENTLINKFNLNIHGGEKVLIIGGSGTGKSVLLNALMGVDYPYTGSLTIGDVDMAAVDLHAMRKRTGYCDVKGYVIKGSILENLQFNNSISETEIKNQLEKMGILKYMPRLADLNSVISSDEVSDGECEVISVLRCVFAQPQVLFLDEATSGMTAEIEKIILSYARQKIKAIIAISHNYTTTEYFNRLIYLKGNTIELDMPMQEALNTDEVKEFYYNQIGNTEDAK from the coding sequence ATGAAAAAAAATTATCCGTCTGATATTTTTAAGTTAAATAAGTATTTTTTACTTCTTTTAATTTTATTTGGTTGTGTAAATTTTTATTTTACGATTGTTTCTTCGAATATGATTTCAAAAATTGCGGCTGAGGCAAATTTAGGGAATCTGAAATTTTTGGAAGTTTTAAAAACAGCAGGACTGATCTTAACTTTTTTTATATTTCAAATAGTTTTTAAGCTAATGCTGAACTCGCGATTTTTTAAAAAATCTGCACTAAAAATGCAAAATAAAATTATACAAAAATATTTTAGTTTGCCTTTTTCATTTTTTTATGAACACAACGCAGGGGATATTGTATCATCAATTTATCAGTTTTCTACTAGTTCCATATCGCATACGATTGCTTTTTTTGAAAATGTATCGCAAAGCTTATTAACTGTAATTATTCTTGCCTTTCTTTTTTATAAAAATTTTTGGCTCACACTGCTATTCTTAGTTTTTTCAATGCCTTCAATCATTGTTCATCTTGTATATTTAAAAAAAATACAAAATATAAAAAGAAATGTAAATCAACTTTTTCCAAAAACTTTTAGAGAGTTAAAGGATGTTTTAGCAGGGTCGTTGGATATATCTACAAATAACATTTTTCCATTTTTTCAAAATAAATTTAAAACTGATTTTGATGATTTAACAATGAATGGCTTATATGCGGTTTCAAAAACTCAAAGATTACAACAACTTGTATTCGTAAATTCTCAACGCATTATTCCGCTACTTGCTATATTAATTTATAGCTGTTTTAATAATGCAACAGATTCAAGTTTTTTTATTAGTTTTTATTTTTTAACACTTATGATACCGAATCTGTATAATCTTTTTTTGCTAAAGCAGATTTATAGAAATGTAAAAATTGCTCAAGAACCTCTTCAAGAGCTTTTTGAAACGCCTGATGAACAAACCGGAAATACAAAATTTGAAATATTTAAGTACAAACTTACTGATTTTTCAGTTACGCTTAGAGAAAATACATTGATTAATAAATTCAACTTAAATATACATGGTGGAGAAAAAGTGTTAATCATTGGAGGAAGCGGTACCGGTAAGTCTGTTTTATTAAATGCACTTATGGGTGTTGATTACCCGTATACAGGCTCGCTGACAATCGGTGATGTAGACATGGCGGCCGTTGACTTACATGCAATGAGAAAACGCACCGGATATTGTGATGTAAAAGGTTATGTTATAAAAGGTTCTATTTTAGAAAACCTTCAATTCAATAATTCTATTTCTGAAACTGAAATTAAAAACCAATTAGAAAAAATGGGGATTTTAAAGTATATGCCGCGGCTTGCAGATTTAAATAGTGTAATTAGCTCTGATGAAGTTTCTGATGGTGAATGCGAAGTGATTTCTGTTTTACGCTGTGTGTTTGCACAACCACAAGTTCTATTTTTAGATGAAGCAACTTCTGGAATGACTGCGGAAATTGAAAAAATTATTCTATCATATGCACGGCAAAAGATAAAAGCTATTATTGCAATAAGTCATAACTATACAACGACAGAATATTTTAATAGGCTTATTTATTTAAAGGGAAACACAATTGAGCTTGATATGCCAATGCAAGAAGCCTTGAATACTGATGAGGTAAAAGAATTTTATTATAATCAAATAGGCAATACAGAAGATGCAAAATAG
- a CDS encoding GNAT family N-acetyltransferase, with protein MSYFMESERIKLRPVQKDDLKKLTELMSDREIGVLTGEVYPITEREMDNFYDRCQKTDDRIWFVIIDKETNSIIGETGFLRIFMPWRTADYSLMIWNRNYWAKGYGKETANLMLEYGFNSLNFHRIAIGVVGSNERGLRFWKSIGFKEEGKQKDGFFNNGKYSDFIMMYLLDEEYRVTRNNNKT; from the coding sequence ATGAGTTATTTTATGGAAAGTGAGAGAATAAAACTTCGCCCAGTCCAAAAAGATGATCTTAAAAAATTGACTGAGTTAATGTCCGATAGAGAAATAGGAGTATTAACTGGAGAAGTATATCCAATAACTGAAAGAGAAATGGATAACTTTTATGATCGATGTCAAAAAACAGATGACAGGATCTGGTTTGTAATTATTGATAAGGAAACAAATTCAATAATTGGAGAAACCGGTTTTCTAAGAATTTTTATGCCATGGAGAACGGCAGATTATTCGCTAATGATTTGGAATAGAAATTATTGGGCTAAAGGTTATGGAAAAGAAACTGCAAACTTAATGCTTGAATATGGTTTTAATAGCTTAAATTTCCACAGAATAGCAATTGGAGTTGTGGGAAGTAACGAAAGAGGATTAAGGTTCTGGAAAAGTATAGGATTTAAAGAAGAGGGTAAGCAAAAGGATGGATTCTTCAATAATGGCAAATATTCGGATTTTATAATGATGTATTTGCTGGATGAAGAGTACAGAGTTACTCGAAATAATAATAAAACCTAA
- a CDS encoding BrnA antitoxin family protein encodes MPDIGEKEKENMKKKTECSDAPKQVAESISLSERIDDFLPPPDRLIEKSEKVKITIMLDCESVAFFKASAKKNNVKYQTMINEILSKHAERYKYTI; translated from the coding sequence GTGCCGGATATTGGAGAGAAGGAAAAAGAAAATATGAAGAAGAAAACAGAGTGCAGTGATGCTCCTAAACAAGTAGCTGAGTCAATATCGCTATCGGAAAGGATAGATGATTTTTTACCGCCTCCTGACAGATTAATAGAAAAATCTGAAAAAGTAAAAATTACGATAATGCTTGACTGTGAAAGTGTTGCATTTTTTAAAGCTTCAGCAAAGAAAAATAATGTAAAATATCAAACAATGATAAATGAAATATTAAGCAAGCACGCTGAAAGATATAAGTACACGATTTGA
- a CDS encoding BrnT family toxin — MNIRKHNVSFEEAQEAFFDNNRVILYDERHSDKENRYFCLGKVEDKILTVCFTLRNENIRIIGAGYWREGKRKYEEENRVQ, encoded by the coding sequence ATAAATATAAGAAAACATAATGTTTCATTTGAAGAAGCTCAGGAAGCTTTTTTTGATAACAATAGAGTTATATTATATGATGAAAGACATTCGGATAAAGAGAACAGATATTTTTGTCTTGGTAAAGTTGAAGATAAAATATTGACGGTCTGTTTTACTTTGCGTAATGAGAATATTAGGATAATAGGTGCCGGATATTGGAGAGAAGGAAAAAGAAAATATGAAGAAGAAAACAGAGTGCAGTGA